Proteins encoded within one genomic window of Procambarus clarkii isolate CNS0578487 chromosome 31, FALCON_Pclarkii_2.0, whole genome shotgun sequence:
- the LOC138370240 gene encoding RNA-binding protein FUS-like, with product MRLRGRPLDGMDLSRGQVVCSTEYGTPFISHGNQNTYNSSTEYGTPYISHGNQNTYNSSTEYGTPYISHGNQNTYNSSTEYGTPYISHGNQNTYNSSTEYGTPFISHGNQNTYNSSTEYGTSHISHGNQNKHDPGDIFSE from the exons atgcgtctgcggggtcgaccgctggatggaatggacttgagtcgaggacaggttgtatg TAGCACAGAGTACGGTACACCCTTCATCAGTCATGGAAACcaaaacacgtacaacagtagcACAGAGTACGGTACGCCCTACATCAGTCATGGAAACcaaaacacgtacaacagtagcACAGAGTACGGTACGCCCTACATCAGTCATGGAAACcaaaacacgtacaacagtagcACAGAGTACGGTACACCCTACATCAGTCATGGAAACcaaaacacgtacaacagtagcACAGAGTACGGTACACCCTTCATCAGTCATGGAAACCAAAACACGTATAACAGTAGCACAGAGTACGGTACATCCCACATCAGTCATGGAAACCAAAACAAACACGACCCAGGTGACATATTTAGTGAGTGA